Proteins found in one uncultured Campylobacter sp. genomic segment:
- a CDS encoding type II secretion system protein: MSKSRAFTMVELVFVIVIIGILSAVAVPKINASRDDARFAVLTTSFKQAADEIQAYVAANGVVPHYEITNEVAWGEPDDNFMLKIHPTPQSDLHPGGQNLLIGLKGSDYPCADKICLSG, from the coding sequence ATGTCAAAAAGCAGAGCTTTTACTATGGTTGAATTAGTTTTTGTCATAGTGATTATAGGGATATTGTCGGCGGTGGCCGTTCCAAAAATTAATGCGTCTAGGGACGACGCCAGATTTGCAGTATTAACTACGTCGTTTAAGCAGGCGGCTGATGAAATACAAGCTTACGTTGCCGCTAACGGGGTAGTACCTCATTACGAAATTACGAACGAAGTTGCTTGGGGAGAGCCCGATGATAACTTTATGTTAAAAATCCACCCGACGCCTCAATCCGACCTACACCCGGGCGGACAAAATTTGCTTATCGGGTTAAAGGGTAGCGATTATCCTTGCGCGGACAAAATTTGCTTATCGGGTTAA
- a CDS encoding NAD(P)H-dependent oxidoreductase, translated as MKTLVVLSHPNFAASRLNKALANAAKSAGAEVRHLEGLYGTDALKIDVAAEQEAFLRADRIVFLFPMMGFNVPSMLKAYIDYVLSRGFAYGQGAKIAGKQLQIAVSAGGGLGEYSKHGAIKFSLNEILLPLQCCADFCELVYGRIFASCGVEPGVPDSAIEAHAARFTKLLNDELEEDEYQI; from the coding sequence ATGAAAACGCTAGTAGTTTTATCCCATCCAAATTTCGCCGCCTCTCGCCTAAACAAGGCGCTGGCAAACGCCGCCAAAAGTGCGGGCGCCGAGGTTCGCCACCTAGAGGGGTTATACGGCACCGACGCCCTTAAAATCGACGTCGCGGCGGAGCAGGAGGCGTTTTTGCGCGCCGATCGCATCGTGTTTTTGTTCCCGATGATGGGCTTTAACGTGCCGTCAATGCTAAAGGCCTACATCGACTACGTGCTAAGCCGCGGCTTTGCCTACGGGCAGGGTGCGAAGATCGCCGGCAAACAGCTGCAAATCGCCGTGAGCGCGGGCGGCGGGCTAGGCGAATACTCCAAGCACGGCGCGATCAAATTTAGCCTAAACGAGATTTTGCTGCCGCTTCAGTGCTGCGCGGACTTTTGCGAGCTCGTTTACGGGCGCATCTTTGCTAGCTGCGGCGTGGAGCCCGGAGTGCCTGATAGCGCGATAGAGGCGCATGCGGCGAGATTTACGAAGCTCTTAAACGACGAGCTTGAAGAGGACGAATATCAAATTTAG
- a CDS encoding MqnA/MqnD/SBP family protein, whose amino-acid sequence MIFGKIDYLNLLPFHVFLKRSRLSSQDKKIIEFKKGVPSKLNRDLRCRRIDAAVISSIESRKKRYKKVSLGIVAKGDVKSVLVRKGTAARPDPASASSNALAGVLGLEGEVLIGDRALKAYLREGEEAFYDLGRAWRERTGLPFVFGRFSCVKGRGAYERLAREFLRANVKIPNYILAKYAQTRGISADDIKWYLKFISYEIGAKEQKALRIFFKEVRKNGRTAKLLA is encoded by the coding sequence ATGATTTTTGGCAAAATAGACTATCTAAATTTGCTTCCTTTTCACGTATTTTTAAAGCGCTCGCGCCTAAGCTCGCAGGATAAAAAAATCATCGAATTTAAAAAGGGGGTGCCTAGCAAACTAAACCGCGATCTGCGCTGCCGCAGGATCGACGCCGCCGTGATCTCGAGCATCGAAAGCCGCAAAAAACGCTACAAAAAGGTGAGCCTTGGCATCGTAGCTAAGGGCGACGTAAAAAGCGTGCTCGTGCGAAAGGGCACCGCCGCGCGCCCGGATCCCGCGTCTGCGAGCTCAAACGCGCTAGCCGGAGTGTTGGGGCTTGAGGGCGAGGTACTCATCGGCGACCGCGCGCTAAAGGCGTATCTGCGGGAGGGCGAGGAGGCGTTTTACGATCTGGGGCGGGCGTGGCGCGAGCGGACGGGCTTGCCGTTTGTTTTCGGGCGATTTTCCTGCGTGAAGGGGCGCGGCGCGTATGAGCGGCTAGCGCGCGAGTTTTTGCGAGCAAATGTCAAAATCCCAAACTACATCCTCGCCAAATACGCCCAAACTAGGGGCATCAGCGCGGATGATATCAAATGGTATCTCAAATTTATCAGCTACGAAATCGGCGCGAAAGAGCAAAAAGCGCTGCGGATATTTTTCAAAGAAGTGCGAAAAAATGGGCGGACGGCGAAGCTTTTAGCATAG